A window from Drosophila nasuta strain 15112-1781.00 chromosome 3, ASM2355853v1, whole genome shotgun sequence encodes these proteins:
- the LOC132791032 gene encoding zinc finger protein OZF — MVRSRRSLSKEDAASLLTDSGISLSSPPAARESSPTTTLPPIPIKRRKSSLASLQDLFVTGAQDSTDDDDDDAADEGDAETDADYVQPEPKKSPRKADTTKRKQHVCSHCSKEFGGKTDLLRHVLIHSDERPHKCTECGKCYRQAVNLKNHITTAHEHKKQFACTACPKTFALKERLRLHMRLHSGEKPYPCALCDKRFARGGQLQQHMVSHHKTSIQQFNCTKCSASFSTNANLRVHMERHEQGMEHRCTICESQFANELALRAHINQEHHKLSRFDCEICHKTIEPDEDLASHMQKHAAVKTHVCEVCNSYFTQKSQYNVHMRMHTGERPYQCRICHQTFAHSSVLKLHIRKHTGEKPFRCQLCTDEVAFSQLAHLKNHMKKIHKQLKPYMCEGCHEFFKIKVELQAHAEQCAKCKATQDEPNDNQTEDAQTLSSIRFNMAVVLKKISSAQKLRQLGYEKRLIDNVIIASLKLAQRPSHDDAALTPLARLRLNVEEFLKWIVPAPTMQKFSEELLSIDTILDKIATMYMKQK, encoded by the exons ATGGTGCGCAGTCGACGCAGTCTCTCCAAGGAGGATGCCGCATCTCTGCTCACCGACAGCGGCATCTCGTTGTCATCGCCGCCGGCTGCACGCGAATCCTCGCCCACAACAACGTTACCACCGATACCGATAAAGCGACGCAAGAGCAGTCTTGCCAGTCTGCAGGATTTGTTTGTGACTGGCGCACAGGATTCCAcagatgacgatgacgatgatgctgctgatgaGGGTGATGCCGAAACGGACGCAGACTATGTGCAACCGGAGCCAAAGAAATCGCCACGCAAGGCGGACACAACGAAACGAAAGCAACACGTGTGCAGTCATTGCTCCAAGGAATTTGGTGGCAAGACGGATCTGTTGCGCCATGTGCTTATCCACTCGGATGAGCGGCCACACAAATGCACGGAATGCGGCAAATGCTATCGCCAGGCGGTGAATCTCAAGAATCACATAACCACCGCCCACGAGCACAAGAAACAATTTGCCTGCACCGCATGTCCCAAAACTTTTGCTCTCAAGGAGCGTCTGAGACTGCATATGCGACTGCATTCAGGCGAAAAACCGTATCCATGTGCGCTGTGCGACAAACGCTTTGCTCGCGGAGGTCAA ctgcagcagcacatGGTGTCGCATCATAAGACGAGTATACAGCAATTTAACTGCACCAAGTGCTCGGCCAGCTTCTCCACGAATGCCAATCTTCGCGTGCACATGGAACGCCACGAGCAGGGCATGGAACACAGATGCACCATCTGCGAGAGTCAGTTTGCCAACGAATTAGCGCTGCGAGCACACATCAATCAGGAGCATCACAAGCTTAGCCGTTTCGATTGCGAGATATGCCACAAAACCATTGAGCCGGATGAGGATCTGGCCTCGCACATGCAGAAACATGCGGCAGTCAAGACGCACGTCTGCGAAGTGTGCAATTCGTATTTTACACAAAAATCCCAGTACAATGTGCACATGCGTATGCACACAGGAGAGCGTCCCTATCAATGTCGT ATCTGTCATCAGACCTTTGCCCACTCCAGTGTGCTGAAGCTGCACATACGCAAGCACACGGGCGAGAAGCCGTTTCGCTGTCAGCTCTGTACGGATGAGGTGGCCTTCTCGCAGCTGGCGCATCTCAAGAACCACATGAAGAAGATACACAAACAGCTGAAGCCCTACATGTGCGAAGGCTGCCACGAGTTCTTCAAGATCAAGGTGGAACTGCAGGCGCATGCGGAGCAGTGTGCCAAGTGCAAAGCTACGCAGGATGAGCCCAACGATAATCAGACGGAGGATGCGCAAACATTGTCCAGCATACGCTTTAATATGGCTGTGGTGCTAAAGAAGATTAGTTCGGCACAAAAGCTGCGACAACTGGGCTACGAGAAACGTCTGATTGATAATGTTATAATTGCATCGCTGAAGTTAGCGCAGCGGCCATCGCATGATGATGCAGCGCTGACACCTTTGGCCAGGCTGCGCTTAAATGTTGAGGAGTTCCTCAAGTGGATTGTGCCGGCACCCACAATGCAAAAGTTTAGCGAGGAGCTGCTCTCGATCGATACGATACTCGATAAGATTGCGACGATGTATATGAAGCAAAAGTAG